Part of the Longimicrobium sp. genome is shown below.
GCCTTCTGCCGCGGCATCGCGGACGACACCGACTTCATGCCGCGCTGACGTGCTGACCGTCGACGAGATCGTCATCAACGCCACGCCGGAGCGCTGCTTCCGCTTCGGCGCGGACGTGGAGCGGTGGCCGGAATGGCTGCCGCACTACCGCTGGGTCCGCTTCCAGCGCAAGGACGGCTTCGGCACCGGGCGCGTGGAGATGGCGGCGCGGCGCGACTTCGGCCCGCTCCCCTGGCCCGTCTGGTGGGTCAGCGAGATGACGGTGGACGAGACGCGCCCCGTCGTCCTCTACCGCCACGTGGACGGCATCACCACCGGGATGGACGTCGAGTGGAGCTTCACCGGCCTGCCGGACGGCACCACGCGCGTGAAGATCGTGCACGAGTGGGACTCGGGCCCGCGCTGGCCCCTCCCAGGCGCCGGACGCCGCGTTATAGGTGACGCCGTAATCGGTCCCGTCTTCATCCACCACGTCGCATCGAGGACGCTGGTGGGGATCAAGAGGGCGGTGGAAGCGCCGTGACGCACGAACGGCGGGGTGCGGGGTATCAGCGCGGGACGGAGAAGGCGGCCGGCCCGCGCCGTCGTTTCATCGCGAGGCTCCCCTCGGCAGCGAGCACATGATCCAGCGTTCAGAAGACCGGCGTTCGGCGCCGCGGCGGGTCGTCATCACCGGGATCGGGGCCATCACACCGATCGGCACCGGGGTGGAGGGGATGTGGAACGGGCTCAGGAAGCGCGAGTCGGCCGTGCGGCGCATCAGCCGCTTCGACCCGACCCCCTTCCGCTCGCACATCGCCGCGCAGGTGGACGACTTCGACCCCGAGACGTACATGGAGCGCAACCGCGCGCGGCGCATGGAGCGCTACGCGCAGTTCTCGGTGGCCGCGTCGCGCCAGGCGCTGGAAGATGCGGCGCTCGACCCCGCAGGAGAGGACCCCGAGCGCGTCGGCGTGCAGATGGGGAGCGCGCTGGGCGGCGTGGCGTACGGCGAGACGCAATTCACCAGCTACGTGGGCCGCGGCGTGCGCGGCGTGGACCCCATGCTCGCGCTGGCGGTGTTCAACGGGGCCGCGTCGTGCAACGTGGCCATCGAGTTCGGCTTCACCGGCCCCAACTCCACCAACGGGATGAGCTGCGCGTCCGGCGCCATCGCCATCGGCGACGGGTGGCGGCTGATCCGCGACGGCGACGCGGACGTGGTGCTCTCCGGCGGAGTGGAGGCGCCGCTCGCGCCGCTCTGCTACGGCGCCTTCGCCATCATCCGCGCCATGTCCACCCGCAACGACGACCCGCAGCACGCCTCCCGTCCGTTCGACGCGGAGCGCGACGGCTTCGTGATGGGCGAGGGCGCCGCGGTGCTGGTGCTGGAGGAGCTGGAGCACGCCCGGGCACGCGGAGCGCGCATCTACGCCGAGGTGCTGGGGTACGGCACCTCCAACGACGCGCACCACATGACGGCGCCCCGTCCCGACGGGGCCCAGGCGGTGCGGGCCATGCGCCGCGCGCTGGAGGTGGGCGGCGTGGCGCCCGAGGAGCTGGACTGGGTCAACGCCCACGCGTCGTCCACCCCGCTCAACGACAGCACCGAAAGCCGCGTGATCCGCACCGTCATGGGCGAGCACGCGGACGCCGTGCCGGTGAGCGGCACCAAGGGGTACCACGCGCACTGCCTGGGCGCCACGGGGGCGGTGGAGGCCGCCATCAGCGCCCTCGTCATCCAGCGCGGCTGGATCCCGCCGACGCTGAACCTGGAAGCGCCGGGCGAGGGATGCGACCTGCCGTACGTCACGGGCGAAGGCGCGGAGCGGCCGGTGAGCTACGTCGTCTCCAACTCCTTCGGCTTCGGCGGAATCAACGCCGCGCTGGTCTTCGGGCCGGCGCCGGAGTAAACGGATGCGCATTCCCTTGGGCCGTGGACGGAGTGAACCGCTAGGGGCGGTAGCCGCGCCGTCCACACGAGGGGGTTTACAATCCCCTATTGACAACATAGATTCGCCCGCTATGAAGGGACTCTCGCAGAGACTGCCCTAGAGGGCGTCACCAGAAAGCAGCACGCCTCGAACACCAACGAGGCGTCGCTGCTTTCGTTGTTTTGAAAGGAACGAGTCTACATGTTCTTAAGCTCCCGGGCACTCGACTCCTTCGACCAGTACCTGCACGACGTGGAGAAGTACCCGCTGATCGATGATCCGGCGGAAGAGAGAGCACTCGCCCACCGCGCGCGCGCCGGCGACAAAGCCTGCGCCGAGCGGCTGGTAACCGCCAACCTGCGGTTCGTCATCTCGTACGTGAAGAAGTACCAGGGCCGCGGCCTTGGGCTGGCAGAGCTGGTGTGCATCGGCAACGAAGGGTTGCTGAAGGCCGTCAAGAAGTTCGATCCGGACAAGGGGGTGAAGTTCATCTCCTACGCCGTGTGGTGGATCCGCCAGACGGTTCTGCAGGCGCTCGCGGAGCAGACTCGCTCCGTGCGCATCCCGCTGAACCAGAACTCCAACCTGGTGCGCCTGTCGCGGGTGGACACGGCGCTCACCCAGACGCTCGGCCGCTCTCCGACGGACGAGGAGATCGCGGACGAGATGGCGGAGCCGGTGGACACGATCCGCGCCCTCCGCCGCGTGGCCGCCAGCGAGCTCTCGCTGGATGCGCCGCTGGACCGCGGCGACCGCGACAGCGCCTCCTTCGGGGAGCGCTTCGCCGGGAGCGAGTCGGACGAGATCGAGGAAGAGGTGGAGGCGCAGGCGCGCCGCGAGTTCCTCGAGAAGATGTTCGAGAAGTACCTGACGGAGCGCGAGCGCAAGATCCTCTACCTCTACTACGGCCTGGACGAGGGCGAGGAGCGCACCCTGGAGGAGATCGGTTCTCTCCTGGGCGTGACCCGCGAGCGCATCCGCCAGATCCGCAACCGCGCCTTCGAGAAGCTCCGCGAAAGCCCGGACGGCGCCGC
Proteins encoded:
- a CDS encoding SRPBCC family protein, translating into MLTVDEIVINATPERCFRFGADVERWPEWLPHYRWVRFQRKDGFGTGRVEMAARRDFGPLPWPVWWVSEMTVDETRPVVLYRHVDGITTGMDVEWSFTGLPDGTTRVKIVHEWDSGPRWPLPGAGRRVIGDAVIGPVFIHHVASRTLVGIKRAVEAP
- the fabF gene encoding beta-ketoacyl-ACP synthase II, encoding MIQRSEDRRSAPRRVVITGIGAITPIGTGVEGMWNGLRKRESAVRRISRFDPTPFRSHIAAQVDDFDPETYMERNRARRMERYAQFSVAASRQALEDAALDPAGEDPERVGVQMGSALGGVAYGETQFTSYVGRGVRGVDPMLALAVFNGAASCNVAIEFGFTGPNSTNGMSCASGAIAIGDGWRLIRDGDADVVLSGGVEAPLAPLCYGAFAIIRAMSTRNDDPQHASRPFDAERDGFVMGEGAAVLVLEELEHARARGARIYAEVLGYGTSNDAHHMTAPRPDGAQAVRAMRRALEVGGVAPEELDWVNAHASSTPLNDSTESRVIRTVMGEHADAVPVSGTKGYHAHCLGATGAVEAAISALVIQRGWIPPTLNLEAPGEGCDLPYVTGEGAERPVSYVVSNSFGFGGINAALVFGPAPE
- a CDS encoding RNA polymerase sigma factor RpoD/SigA, with product MFLSSRALDSFDQYLHDVEKYPLIDDPAEERALAHRARAGDKACAERLVTANLRFVISYVKKYQGRGLGLAELVCIGNEGLLKAVKKFDPDKGVKFISYAVWWIRQTVLQALAEQTRSVRIPLNQNSNLVRLSRVDTALTQTLGRSPTDEEIADEMAEPVDTIRALRRVAASELSLDAPLDRGDRDSASFGERFAGSESDEIEEEVEAQARREFLEKMFEKYLTERERKILYLYYGLDEGEERTLEEIGSLLGVTRERIRQIRNRAFEKLRESPDGAALEGFWAVS